A single genomic interval of Apis cerana isolate GH-2021 linkage group LG14, AcerK_1.0, whole genome shotgun sequence harbors:
- the LOC108000994 gene encoding neogenin isoform X3 → MRDSICRFMCDGESKKLACVRSTEHCMLVQQSYKKTTMDFCTRRSLTPAGLMEPRTLAIPLALLTFVILAANASGLYFTIEPQDVVVEQGNPARLDCEANSSFGKPNIQWRTDDGQPINFIGDSYRSQLSNGSLYINSVYGTSLELTGSYQCLASVDDIGAIVSRIATIKIASLPGFEKEPQDTMVYPGQIAYLSCTLLTTSSSLIIQWLKDEHPLIISTDSRMTILPSGALEIDNVKMKDVGSYRCNASSYGQYRLSNKAQLGLLTSDIDQESTPPVFIAKPLQQVITEGSTITLECAANGYPKPSILWLKDGVAIDLTSFKSRYSRIAASSLVISNVEEIDNGSYQCRAENEVEILDATADLIVQVPPRFIKKPEDKIASENQDLEFECEIYGKPQPKITWLKNGERITLSAYWQIVNGYNLRINGLLPIDAGIFQCIGTNSAGTVQAAARLTINQPKKAISHKSTTPKTVPKKKLLLHRQLYNKTWQHPSTLLGHTMSAFTPNPPLSISPSDDPADLPGSVRFPNSHYDPKSPFIDDTDSLESIEGSVPSAPRNLSLVIVTARFVTLRWQEPENTNGEILNYYIYYKQEGAQRERVINTQQKLEAVIRGLQPSMTYHFRVVALNERGSGISSEVLQVTTLTEANVPGAPLNLEGYATSSVSIALSWEEPQVTNGKISKYIITFVEGDNEEITRETTSTMHDLIDLVPYTEYSIKVQAVNENGPGVFSRDIVVRTYSAQPTQPPHNVTVEPVSPTSIMIRWEPPLEGQNGIITGYKIRYRRHDRASPPVNIATEGNQRSRVLTGLEKHVVYQIRICALNVNGTGPWTEWIQIETYETESDENRVPNTPSNLRTKVMSDYIQVFWNPPKDQSIKVKGYKLGWGKGVPDVEVRLLDGKERSFTIDQLEPITEYVISLRATNDAGDGQPAYANVRTTERSVSEFSAPLLPPVGLKASVLSDTTVVLYWTDTTLPKTQFVTDNRYYVVRYTSHHHSSNPRYKYHNATDLNCMINDLKPNTLYEFTVKLVKGKRESLWSMVVSNQTQEAAPSSAPRNLTIQSIEDRPTSVLLRWQPPKQPNGPITGYIIFYSTDNTKWDRDWLIEGVIGDKTEFIVKGLQPSMTYYFKIQARNSKGYGPFSTTYPFKTPQSSGMDVYDELHDRDGRGLSNILIYIIVGCSIVLVTGIAVVVVVICCKRSPDTPDRKKGYMKDTNQKTNIKPPDLWIHHDQMELKALEKSSINGEASTSGVASNTLPRSNNQEYNQENVHGNSSSLDKRTYVPSYMGNTDEKCSTLSRQHSRGSHKPKLITLPVDSASLHQPTATPIVNTSMSQPTIHTSCNDTPSARQNYPRTVAQYSLSRAHITLEPTPESSPDSCNISTSYEPMQNQQLPYGTSSQSYSGNTQYASGHYSNSNQPSSTSSGTDGASGSKRMQGHPLKSFSVPAPPPQSAPSTPAQQKHGVSQVTVRPTMSGSPYKKPQSSAQLAKNRLASVSNPVHTSEEVERLKPSYSTEELNQEMANLEGLMKDLNAITASEFEC, encoded by the exons CAGCTAATGCAAGTGGATTGTATTTTACTATTGAACCACAAGATGTAGTAGTTGAACAGGGAAATCCTGCTAGATTGGATTGTGAAGCAAATAGTAGTTTTGGGAAACCCAATATACAGTGGAGAACTGATGATGGACAACcaatcaattttattggaGATAGTTATAG atcTCAATTAAGTAAtggatctttatatataaatagtgtTTATGGCACTAGTTTGGAATTGACTGGAAGCTATCAATGTTTAGCTTCTGTAGATGATATTGGAGCTATTGTTTCTCGAATTGCCACAATTAAAATTGCTA gttTACCAGGATTTGAAAAAGAACCTCAAGATACTATGGTTTATCCAGGACAAATTGCATATTTAAGTTGTACACTTCTTACAACTTCTAGTTCATTGATTATACAATGGTTAAAAGATGAACATCCATTAATAATATCCACGGATAGTCGGATGACAATTTTGCCATCAGGTGCATTAGAAATTGATAATGTTAAAATGAAAGATGTTGGATCATATAGATGCAATGCTAGTAGTTATGGACAATATAGACTTAGTAATAAAGCTCAATTAGGATTGTTAACAAGTGATATTG ATCAAGAAAGTACTCCACCAGTTTTTATTGCTAAACCATTACAACAAGTAATTACTGAAGGATCAACAATTACACTTGAGTGTGCTGCTAATGGTTACCCAAAACCAAGTATACTTTGGTTAAAAGATGGTGTTGCTATTGATCTAACATCTTTTAAATCtag atATAGTAGAATTGCTGCATCTAGTCTTGTGATTAGCAATGTTGAAGAAATAGATAATGGTTCTTATCAATGTCGCGCAGAAAATGAAGTTGAAATATTAGATGCAACTGCTGATTTAATTGTACAAG ttccaccaagatttattaaaaaaccagAAGATAAAATAGCTAGCGAGAATCAAGATTTAGAATTTGAATGCGAAATTTATGGTAAGCCTCAACCAAAAATTACATGGCTCAAAAATGGAGAACGTATTACCTTGAGTGCATATTGGCAAATTGTTAATGg ttaTAATCTTAGAATTAATGGTCTATTACCAATAGATGCTGGAATTTTTCAATGTATCGGAACAAATTCCGCTGGAACTGTTCAAGCTGCAGCGCGTTTAACAATTAATCAACCTA AAAAGGCAATTTCCCATAAATCAACTACTCCAAAGACAGTtcctaaaaagaaattattattgcatcggcaattgtataataaaacgtGGCAGCATCCGAGTACTCTTTTAGGTCACACAATGTCTGCATTTACACCCAATCCACCACTTTCCATTAGTCCCTCTGATGACCCTGCAGATCTTCCTGGATCTGTTAGATTTCCTAATTCCCATTACGATCCAAAATCCCCTTTTATAGATGACACAGACAGTTTGGAATCGATAGAAGGAAGTGTTCCATCAGCACCAAGGAATTTAAGTCTCGTCATTGTCACTGCTAGATTCGTAACTTTAAGATGGCAAGAACCTGAAAATACAAATGGAgagattctaaattattacatttattataaacaagaaGGTGCTCAAAG AGAAAGAGTTATTAATACACAACAAAAATTAGAGGCAGTAATACGAGGTTTACAACCAAGTATGACATATCACTTTCGAGTGGTTGCTTTGAATGAAAGAGGTTCTGGAATATCTAGTGAAGTATTACAAGTTACTACACTTACTGAG gCCAATGTTCCTGGAGCCCCATTGAATTTAGAAGGATATGCCACAAGTAGTGTGAGCATTGCATTATCTTGGGAAGAACCACAAGTTACTAATggcaaaatttctaaatatataattacatttgtagag ggTGACAATGAGGAAATAACGCGTGAAACTACTAGCACAATGCACGATTTAATAGATCTCGTGCCTTATACAGAATACAGTATTAAAGTTCAAGCTGTAAACGAGAATGGTCCTGGTGTGTTTAGTAGAGATATTGTAGTTCGAACTTATAGTGCACAACCTACTCAACCACCACACAATGTCACTGTAGAACCAGTTAGTCCTACA agtatCATGATAAGATGGGAACCGCCACTCGAAGGACAAAATGGGATTATTACTGGTTATAAAATTCGTTATCGCCGTCATGATCGAGCATCACCACCAGTAAATATAGCAACTGAAGGAAATCAACGTTCACGAGTGCTCACAGGACTTGAGAAACATGTTGTTTATCAAATTCGTATATGTGCCTTAAATGTAAATGGAACTGGACCTTGGACAGAATGGATACAAATAGAAACATATGAAACTGAATCTGATGAAAATCGTGTACCAAATACACCCAGCAATTTAAGAa caaAAGTAATGTCGGATTATATACAAGTTTTTTGGAATCCACCAAAAGACCAGAGCATTAAAGTGAAAGGATATAAACTTGGATGGGGAAAAGGAGTTCCAGATGTTGAAGTACGTCTTCTTGATGGAAAAGAACGATCTTTCACTATAGATCAATTAg aaccAATCACTGAATATGTTATATCCTTAAGAGCAACAAATGATGCTGGTGATGGTCAGCCAGCATATGCGAACGTGAGAACTACAGAACGCTCTGTATCTGAATTTTCTGCACCTTTATTGCCGCCTGTTGGTCTTAAAGCTTCTGTTCTTTCTGATACTACTGTTGTATTATACTGGACTGATACAACTTTGCCAAAAACTcag ttTGTAACGGATAATCGATATTACGTAGTGCGTTATACATCGCATCATCATAGCAGCAATCCtcgttataaatatcataatgccACTGATCTTAACTGcatgataaatgatttaaaacctaatacattatatgaatttacagTCAAACTTGTGaag ggAAAACGAGAATCATTATGGAGTATGGTTGTTTCGAATCAAACTCAAGAAGCTGCACCTAGTTCTGCTCCTAGGAATCTAACAATTCAAAGTATCGAAGATCGTCCAACTTCAGTTTTATTGCGTTGGCAACCTCCTAAACAACCAAATGGACCAATTACag gatatattattttttattcaactgATAATACAAAATGGGATCGTGATTGGTTAATAGAAGGCGTAATTGGAGATAAAActgaatttattgtaaaaggaCTACAACCAAGTATGacttattactttaaaattcaaGCACGCAATTCAAAAGGATATGGTCCTTTTTCTACAACTTATCCATTTAAAACTCCTCAGA GCAGTGGTATGGATGTCTATGATGAATTGCATGACCGAG ATGGACGAGgactttcaaatatattaatttatattattgtgggTTGCTCTATTGTTCTTGTCACTGGTATAGCAGTGGTAGTTGTTGTTATATGTTGCAAACGCAGTCCTGATACACCTGATAGAAAAAAAGG atatatgaaAGATACCAATCAAAAAACAAACATTAAACCGCCTGATTTGTGGATTCATCATGATCAAATGGAACTCAAAGCGCTTGAAAAATCTTCAATCAATGGAGAAGCATCTACTAGTGGTGTAGCTAGTAATACTTTACCTAGATCAAACAATCAAGAATATAATCAAGAGAATGTGCATGGAAATTCTAGTTCATTGGATAAACGTACTTATGTGCCAAGTTACATGG GTAATACTGATGAGAAGTGTTCGACCCTGAGTAGACAACATAGTCGAGGAAGCCACAAACCTAAACTCATTACACTTCCCGTTGACAGTGCATCTTTACATCAAC CGACGGCCACACCGATCGTAAATACAAGTATGTCACAACCAACGATTCACACGTCGTGTAACGATACACCATCTGCAAGGCAAAATTATCCTCGAACTGTGGCACAGTATAGTTTAAGTCGAGCACATATTACCTTAGAACCAACACCAGAATCGAGTCCAGATTCTTGCAATATTTCAACTTCATACGAACCAATGCAAAATCaa caaTTACCATATGGTACAAGCAGTCAATCATATAGTGGAAATACTCAATATGCTTCGGGACACTATAGCAATAGTAATCAACCATCAAGTACAAGCAGTGGAACTGATGGAGCTAGTGGTAGTAAAAGAATGCAGGGACAtcctttaaaaagttttagcGTACCAGCACCTCCACCTCAATCTGCCCCTTCGACACCAGCCCAACAAAAACATGGTG tttctcAAGTTACTGTAAGACCTACAATGTCCGGAAGTCCGTATAAGAAGCCACAAAGTTCTGCACAATTAGCAAAGAATAGATTGGCTTCAGTTTCAAATCCGGTGCATACTTCAGAAGAAGTTGAACGATTGAag cCTTCTTATAGTACAGAAGAATTAAATCAAGAGATGGCTAATTTAGAAGGTCTTATGAAAGATCTAAATGCCATAACAGCATCTGAATTTGAGTGCTAG
- the LOC108000994 gene encoding neogenin isoform X4, translating to MRDSICRFMCDGESKKLACVRSTEHCMLVQQSYKKTTMDFCTRRSLTPAGLMEPRTLAIPLALLTFVILAANASGLYFTIEPQDVVVEQGNPARLDCEANSSFGKPNIQWRTDDGQPINFIGDSYRSQLSNGSLYINSVYGTSLELTGSYQCLASVDDIGAIVSRIATIKIASLPGFEKEPQDTMVYPGQIAYLSCTLLTTSSSLIIQWLKDEHPLIISTDSRMTILPSGALEIDNVKMKDVGSYRCNASSYGQYRLSNKAQLGLLTSDIDQESTPPVFIAKPLQQVITEGSTITLECAANGYPKPSILWLKDGVAIDLTSFKSRYSRIAASSLVISNVEEIDNGSYQCRAENEVEILDATADLIVQVPPRFIKKPEDKIASENQDLEFECEIYGKPQPKITWLKNGERITLSAYWQIVNGYNLRINGLLPIDAGIFQCIGTNSAGTVQAAARLTINQPKKAISHKSTTPKTVPKKKLLLHRQLYNKTWQHPSTLLGHTMSAFTPNPPLSISPSDDPADLPGSVRFPNSHYDPKSPFIDDTDSLESIEGSVPSAPRNLSLVIVTARFVTLRWQEPENTNGEILNYYIYYKQEGAQRERVINTQQKLEAVIRGLQPSMTYHFRVVALNERGSGISSEVLQVTTLTEANVPGAPLNLEGYATSSVSIALSWEEPQVTNGKISKYIITFVEGDNEEITRETTSTMHDLIDLVPYTEYSIKVQAVNENGPGVFSRDIVVRTYSAQPTQPPHNVTVEPVSPTSIMIRWEPPLEGQNGIITGYKIRYRRHDRASPPVNIATEGNQRSRVLTGLEKHVVYQIRICALNVNGTGPWTEWIQIETYETESDENRVPNTPSNLRTKVMSDYIQVFWNPPKDQSIKVKGYKLGWGKGVPDVEVRLLDGKERSFTIDQLEPITEYVISLRATNDAGDGQPAYANVRTTERSVSEFSAPLLPPVGLKASVLSDTTVVLYWTDTTLPKTQFVTDNRYYVVRYTSHHHSSNPRYKYHNATDLNCMINDLKPNTLYEFTVKLVKGKRESLWSMVVSNQTQEAAPSSAPRNLTIQSIEDRPTSVLLRWQPPKQPNGPITGYIIFYSTDNTKWDRDWLIEGVIGDKTEFIVKGLQPSMTYYFKIQARNSKGYGPFSTTYPFKTPQNGRGLSNILIYIIVGCSIVLVTGIAVVVVVICCKRSPDTPDRKKGYMKDTNQKTNIKPPDLWIHHDQMELKALEKSSINGEASTSGVASNTLPRSNNQEYNQENVHGNSSSLDKRTYVPSYMGNTDEKCSTLSRQHSRGSHKPKLITLPVDSASLHQPIATATPIVNTSMSQPTIHTSCNDTPSARQNYPRTVAQYSLSRAHITLEPTPESSPDSCNISTSYEPMQNQQLPYGTSSQSYSGNTQYASGHYSNSNQPSSTSSGTDGASGSKRMQGHPLKSFSVPAPPPQSAPSTPAQQKHGVSQVTVRPTMSGSPYKKPQSSAQLAKNRLASVSNPVHTSEEVERLKPSYSTEELNQEMANLEGLMKDLNAITASEFEC from the exons CAGCTAATGCAAGTGGATTGTATTTTACTATTGAACCACAAGATGTAGTAGTTGAACAGGGAAATCCTGCTAGATTGGATTGTGAAGCAAATAGTAGTTTTGGGAAACCCAATATACAGTGGAGAACTGATGATGGACAACcaatcaattttattggaGATAGTTATAG atcTCAATTAAGTAAtggatctttatatataaatagtgtTTATGGCACTAGTTTGGAATTGACTGGAAGCTATCAATGTTTAGCTTCTGTAGATGATATTGGAGCTATTGTTTCTCGAATTGCCACAATTAAAATTGCTA gttTACCAGGATTTGAAAAAGAACCTCAAGATACTATGGTTTATCCAGGACAAATTGCATATTTAAGTTGTACACTTCTTACAACTTCTAGTTCATTGATTATACAATGGTTAAAAGATGAACATCCATTAATAATATCCACGGATAGTCGGATGACAATTTTGCCATCAGGTGCATTAGAAATTGATAATGTTAAAATGAAAGATGTTGGATCATATAGATGCAATGCTAGTAGTTATGGACAATATAGACTTAGTAATAAAGCTCAATTAGGATTGTTAACAAGTGATATTG ATCAAGAAAGTACTCCACCAGTTTTTATTGCTAAACCATTACAACAAGTAATTACTGAAGGATCAACAATTACACTTGAGTGTGCTGCTAATGGTTACCCAAAACCAAGTATACTTTGGTTAAAAGATGGTGTTGCTATTGATCTAACATCTTTTAAATCtag atATAGTAGAATTGCTGCATCTAGTCTTGTGATTAGCAATGTTGAAGAAATAGATAATGGTTCTTATCAATGTCGCGCAGAAAATGAAGTTGAAATATTAGATGCAACTGCTGATTTAATTGTACAAG ttccaccaagatttattaaaaaaccagAAGATAAAATAGCTAGCGAGAATCAAGATTTAGAATTTGAATGCGAAATTTATGGTAAGCCTCAACCAAAAATTACATGGCTCAAAAATGGAGAACGTATTACCTTGAGTGCATATTGGCAAATTGTTAATGg ttaTAATCTTAGAATTAATGGTCTATTACCAATAGATGCTGGAATTTTTCAATGTATCGGAACAAATTCCGCTGGAACTGTTCAAGCTGCAGCGCGTTTAACAATTAATCAACCTA AAAAGGCAATTTCCCATAAATCAACTACTCCAAAGACAGTtcctaaaaagaaattattattgcatcggcaattgtataataaaacgtGGCAGCATCCGAGTACTCTTTTAGGTCACACAATGTCTGCATTTACACCCAATCCACCACTTTCCATTAGTCCCTCTGATGACCCTGCAGATCTTCCTGGATCTGTTAGATTTCCTAATTCCCATTACGATCCAAAATCCCCTTTTATAGATGACACAGACAGTTTGGAATCGATAGAAGGAAGTGTTCCATCAGCACCAAGGAATTTAAGTCTCGTCATTGTCACTGCTAGATTCGTAACTTTAAGATGGCAAGAACCTGAAAATACAAATGGAgagattctaaattattacatttattataaacaagaaGGTGCTCAAAG AGAAAGAGTTATTAATACACAACAAAAATTAGAGGCAGTAATACGAGGTTTACAACCAAGTATGACATATCACTTTCGAGTGGTTGCTTTGAATGAAAGAGGTTCTGGAATATCTAGTGAAGTATTACAAGTTACTACACTTACTGAG gCCAATGTTCCTGGAGCCCCATTGAATTTAGAAGGATATGCCACAAGTAGTGTGAGCATTGCATTATCTTGGGAAGAACCACAAGTTACTAATggcaaaatttctaaatatataattacatttgtagag ggTGACAATGAGGAAATAACGCGTGAAACTACTAGCACAATGCACGATTTAATAGATCTCGTGCCTTATACAGAATACAGTATTAAAGTTCAAGCTGTAAACGAGAATGGTCCTGGTGTGTTTAGTAGAGATATTGTAGTTCGAACTTATAGTGCACAACCTACTCAACCACCACACAATGTCACTGTAGAACCAGTTAGTCCTACA agtatCATGATAAGATGGGAACCGCCACTCGAAGGACAAAATGGGATTATTACTGGTTATAAAATTCGTTATCGCCGTCATGATCGAGCATCACCACCAGTAAATATAGCAACTGAAGGAAATCAACGTTCACGAGTGCTCACAGGACTTGAGAAACATGTTGTTTATCAAATTCGTATATGTGCCTTAAATGTAAATGGAACTGGACCTTGGACAGAATGGATACAAATAGAAACATATGAAACTGAATCTGATGAAAATCGTGTACCAAATACACCCAGCAATTTAAGAa caaAAGTAATGTCGGATTATATACAAGTTTTTTGGAATCCACCAAAAGACCAGAGCATTAAAGTGAAAGGATATAAACTTGGATGGGGAAAAGGAGTTCCAGATGTTGAAGTACGTCTTCTTGATGGAAAAGAACGATCTTTCACTATAGATCAATTAg aaccAATCACTGAATATGTTATATCCTTAAGAGCAACAAATGATGCTGGTGATGGTCAGCCAGCATATGCGAACGTGAGAACTACAGAACGCTCTGTATCTGAATTTTCTGCACCTTTATTGCCGCCTGTTGGTCTTAAAGCTTCTGTTCTTTCTGATACTACTGTTGTATTATACTGGACTGATACAACTTTGCCAAAAACTcag ttTGTAACGGATAATCGATATTACGTAGTGCGTTATACATCGCATCATCATAGCAGCAATCCtcgttataaatatcataatgccACTGATCTTAACTGcatgataaatgatttaaaacctaatacattatatgaatttacagTCAAACTTGTGaag ggAAAACGAGAATCATTATGGAGTATGGTTGTTTCGAATCAAACTCAAGAAGCTGCACCTAGTTCTGCTCCTAGGAATCTAACAATTCAAAGTATCGAAGATCGTCCAACTTCAGTTTTATTGCGTTGGCAACCTCCTAAACAACCAAATGGACCAATTACag gatatattattttttattcaactgATAATACAAAATGGGATCGTGATTGGTTAATAGAAGGCGTAATTGGAGATAAAActgaatttattgtaaaaggaCTACAACCAAGTATGacttattactttaaaattcaaGCACGCAATTCAAAAGGATATGGTCCTTTTTCTACAACTTATCCATTTAAAACTCCTCAGA ATGGACGAGgactttcaaatatattaatttatattattgtgggTTGCTCTATTGTTCTTGTCACTGGTATAGCAGTGGTAGTTGTTGTTATATGTTGCAAACGCAGTCCTGATACACCTGATAGAAAAAAAGG atatatgaaAGATACCAATCAAAAAACAAACATTAAACCGCCTGATTTGTGGATTCATCATGATCAAATGGAACTCAAAGCGCTTGAAAAATCTTCAATCAATGGAGAAGCATCTACTAGTGGTGTAGCTAGTAATACTTTACCTAGATCAAACAATCAAGAATATAATCAAGAGAATGTGCATGGAAATTCTAGTTCATTGGATAAACGTACTTATGTGCCAAGTTACATGG GTAATACTGATGAGAAGTGTTCGACCCTGAGTAGACAACATAGTCGAGGAAGCCACAAACCTAAACTCATTACACTTCCCGTTGACAGTGCATCTTTACATCAAC CTATAGCGACGGCCACACCGATCGTAAATACAAGTATGTCACAACCAACGATTCACACGTCGTGTAACGATACACCATCTGCAAGGCAAAATTATCCTCGAACTGTGGCACAGTATAGTTTAAGTCGAGCACATATTACCTTAGAACCAACACCAGAATCGAGTCCAGATTCTTGCAATATTTCAACTTCATACGAACCAATGCAAAATCaa caaTTACCATATGGTACAAGCAGTCAATCATATAGTGGAAATACTCAATATGCTTCGGGACACTATAGCAATAGTAATCAACCATCAAGTACAAGCAGTGGAACTGATGGAGCTAGTGGTAGTAAAAGAATGCAGGGACAtcctttaaaaagttttagcGTACCAGCACCTCCACCTCAATCTGCCCCTTCGACACCAGCCCAACAAAAACATGGTG tttctcAAGTTACTGTAAGACCTACAATGTCCGGAAGTCCGTATAAGAAGCCACAAAGTTCTGCACAATTAGCAAAGAATAGATTGGCTTCAGTTTCAAATCCGGTGCATACTTCAGAAGAAGTTGAACGATTGAag cCTTCTTATAGTACAGAAGAATTAAATCAAGAGATGGCTAATTTAGAAGGTCTTATGAAAGATCTAAATGCCATAACAGCATCTGAATTTGAGTGCTAG